The nucleotide sequence TCAACAACTCTTTCAAACCAAGCACAACATTATCTATGCCTTTCCGTTTTACCAGCCTTCCCAATTGCAGAATTAAAAACTCTGAAGGATTAAAACCCAGCTTTAACTTTGATTGATATTTGTCAATAGGAAAGAATTCTGCTTTATCAAAACCACATGGTACGATACGAACTTTATCAGTATCTGCCATATAATGAATAACCAAGTCTTCCATATCCTGGGGACATTCGGCTATAATAATATCTGCATCCTTAGCTACCTGTTCTTCAATACTGAAGCGCTCATCAGGAAATCCATCATCTTTCCCCTGATACAATCTTCTGATTCTTCCCAATGCATGAAAAGTAATAACAAATGGAATTGAAAGTATATTTTTGATTAATGAGGCAACATATCCGGACATCCAGAAATGAGCGTGTATCAATTCATAGTTGATTTTATTTGAATCAATAAAATGAATCATTCCTGATGCAAATTCATCCATATAGACAAAGATATTCTCCTTAGGAAGAATTACTTTGGGCCCTGCTTTTATATGTACTATTCTAACACCTGGTTCCATCAAAATTACCTGACCTGTATCTGCATTGTCCCACCTTGTAAAAATATCAACTTCGTAGCCATACTGAACAAGTTTTGATGCAAGTCTTGAAACATAAACATTTTGTCCTCCACTATCTACCCCCCCTATTAAAGCAAGAGGAGAAGCGTGCTCACTTATAAATGCTACTTTTCTTTTCATAACTTTAAACCTCGATCTCCTCTCTGTTTTTCAATACTGCATTAAAAGTATCAAGCCAGTCAAGCTTAAATCTCTCTATACTAAATTTAGATAAAGCAATAGACTTTGCTCCATCCCCAAGTAATTTGGCTTTCTGAGGATCATTCAACAAAGATTTCATTTTGGCAATAAGGAAATCTACATCCGTATGAATATATCCAGATATATCGTTTACAATAGTTACAGGCATTTCAGTGCTTGCCAATCCAATGATCGGAATCCCAACCATCATTGCTTCACAAACAGAAAGCCCCAGACTGGTATATCTTATTGGATTAAAAAAGAACCGATATTGAGATATGAAAGATGCAACTTCCGTATTTTTAATCTCGCCAAGTCCGCCTACTTCGTGAGATCCCATACCTATGATATCTATCGGAACTTCATTTCTGACCTTATGAAATATGTCAAGCCCCAATCTTCTTCCTCTTTTCACAATGCCGTTTATTACAACTATACCCTTGTCAAGTTCTCCACTGTAACTTACATGAGGAGGTACAAGCACACCATGCTCAATTACCTTAGAAGGTGTTCTGTTATTATCCCACATAAGATTGTTGTAGTGAGTTACATGAACCAGCAGCATCTGAGGATCATCTACGATATGTTTGGTATCCGTAGGTACATCTCTTGGTGGATCATGCTCAAGATATATCTTAGGTAAAGCACGTTGTTCCGGGCTTAAAATTTCGTGCTGATCCTGTAGGTAACTCTTCTTTGATTGAAAAAGAATTATATCAAAGTCCATTTCTTTTACCTTTTCAACAGGAACATTATGAACGTTACTTCCCCAAGGAAACGAATCAGTTTTTCCACCATAACCTTCTTCTCCACCAGGTTTTACAGGAAGATAAAATTCTGCATTTGACTGAGTAAGGTAATACAGATAACTTCCATGAATATGCCATGTAAATATTTTTAAAGGCTTTCCTTTATTTATCGTCATACTTATATATTTTAATCGATCCCACTTCCAACCAAATTGTATTTCTATGACATAAGTATATCTTCTGTTCTTTTTAATACATATCTAAAATTCTTTGCTTGATGAGGCAAAATAATTTGATGAATCTTTTTGTTAAGAGGAGCCCATCTTTTTGGATCTGAGTTAAGAAATATCACAAGACTTTTGGTTCTGGTTGCAGATGCAAGATGTGAAACTCCAGTATCATTAGAGAATAGTAATTTTGCATTTCTGATCAAAGAAGTGAGAACTCCAAGACATGTTTTCTCAACCAAGTCTATAGGCCTGTATTTCATAAGGCCCTTAACTTCCATGGCTATCTTTTTCTCTTCTTTGGTTCCTGTCAGCACTACTTTGTATCCTTTTTTAGAAATCATATCTCCAATGTTTGCAAAATTTTCAGGCTTCCATCTTCTGGTAGTATCTCTTGAACCCGGATGCAGAACTACATAATCCCCAGGATTTAATTTATACTTTTCAACCAGATTATTGAATAAAATATTTTCATCCTCTTTAAGAGGAAATTCCAACATCTTACCATTTGCCTTAATTCCCAGGAACTTCATTAGAGAAAGATGTCTATCTATCTCCGACAACCCTTCAGGATATTCCATATACAATTCATTATTTGGACAATAATCTCCTGACTTAAAATATCCTGCTGTCCTCTTCGCTCCAAACATCTCCACCATCGGATTTACAATTGATCCATTACCTTGCATCTGAATGATCAGATCAAATTCAGATGTAAGGACCTTATCAGCAAATTTTATAAATTCAACAGGTTTATATTCTTGTTCTGGTAACCCGGGGAAACCTGGAAAATTAATAAATCCTGAAAAGTACATTGGATATCTGTCGACAAAAGCTTTAGCCCAAGGCAGGCCGATTAATGTAATTTCTGAATCAGGGAGATATTTCTTTAATGCTCTTACTGCAGGTATTGCACATAACATATCTCCCAACTGCAGTGCTCTGAAAATTGCTATTCTCTTTGGATTCAGTCCCCTCAAATCTCTCATGCTTGTATTCCTCTCTATTGTTTCAATTATTTAATCAGATCATTTGTTATTTCTAAGGAAGAACAAGGGTGTACTAAACAAAAAGAGATAGAATAGAAATATGATATACTGCCTTTGAAGATTTTAAATACTTAAGTATTTATCGTGTTAATGTCATTGCTGCTTTGTAAACTTCTTCCACTGATATAGATTCTATGAATGATTGTTGATGTTGACACTTTTCAGTATGAGGTTCAAAGGGATAAGGATCAACAGGAGCTATGCCACAAACAGAACACTTAATATCCCACCCTATAACAGGTCTATGTTTCTCTCTTGTAAGTGGTGCCCAGTTGATAAGGTTCGGAGCCCAGTACAATCCTACCGTTTTTGCTTGTGCAGCTATAGCTACATGAAGGGCTCCTGTATCTATAGAAATAACAAGAGAAGATATATTATATAAAGCAGCAAGCCCTCCTATTGAAAACTTGCCAGAAGAATTATAAATATCAATACCAGACATATTAACAATCTCGTCATTGTATTTCTTATCTTCTTCGGAGCCTGTCAGTATTACGATGAAACCAGAATTAACAAGAAGTTTGCTCAGATCAGAGAACTTCTCTTTTGTCCACATTCTTCGTATATCTTTCCCACATGTGTGAATAGCAATAAACCTGTTTTTGATATTATTTGCATTTAAAAAATCTTTAGCCTCTGAATAATCTCTCTGAAACAGATTGATTTTAGGCGGAGATAGATATAACGGAGCACCAGCCAGAGAAGCTACCTCCAGATATCTGATAAGTTCTGATTGATAGTAATGAAAGCTAAGGCTACAATCTGGTTGATCAGAATCCTCACAACTTAAACCAATTGTATATTTTGAATTTAACCTCTTCAAGAATGGAATAGCAGCGTTTCCCTTTCCTTGAAAACTAATAACCAAATCAAAATTTTCCTTTTTGATGGATGTAAAGAATGACTCTACTTCTATAGAATTCTCAGTCATTCCAGGTTCTTCCCTCAAACCGTTCATTACAGGAATGACAATAACACGGTTTATACACGTTCTCTTTAAACCGCCTTCATTTTTCTCTTCCAAAAAAAATTTGTGCCACTCCTTCCCCAATAAAATAATTTCAGCATTGGGAAAGAAATGGCTCAAAGATTGAATCGCAGGAAGTGTAACAATAAAATCTCCAAGAGCATTTGCCCTGAGAATTCCTATCTTTTTCACTTCCTTTTTATCAATACTCCCCGAAGGAAAACCGTACTTCACTATAGTTATTTTTATTTGACTTTTTCTTTAATCAATTTTTCTTTTTGATATAAACCAACAAGTTCCGCTTCTTCAATTATGTGTCTCTTCGCTAATTTAAGAACAGTCTCTTTATTAGACTCAGGAGCAATAGCCAGTACAATATCCAAGGCATATAGTTTAAATACATACCTGTGTATATTTTCCGGAGGACATGGACCTTCATAACCAAATGTATTGCCGTTACATAATCCCTCAATGGAACCAGGAGAAACCATTCCTTCCTCAAAACCATTAGAAGTTGCGGGTATATTAAAAACAAGCCAATGAACCCATGGAATGTTCCCCTCAGTGTCAGCATCTTCTACAGTTAAAACAAGGGTAGATGCATTTGATGGAATATCTATAAATTGCAAAGGTGGACTGATATTTGGGCCTTCACAAGTATACTTCTTTGGAATACTTACTCCATTTTTAAATTCTGAACTTAAAAGTTTCATAACTTCTCCCTTTTATATTAATCTTATAAAAAGAAAACATGGTAATAATGCTTATGTTATTTGTATTCAGTTTAGGCCTGAAGATGTGTTAGATCATTGAATTTTTCAATACAAAAAAAGGGAGAACGATATTTTACCACATATAACCCCATGTTACTATGATCAAAAAGATTCATATTGACAAGATCAAGCTCAAACAGAGTCGCTAAAAGAATCCTCATAATCCTGCCGTGAATACAGATAAGGATATAATCATCAGATAGATTGGACATTAAGCGTTCTACAAATGGTTTGATTCGCGCAGATACTTCAATTGGGCTCTCTCCTTCTGGCATCTTAATATCTATTTTACCTTCTTTCCATTCACGAGTCAATTTATTATAAGTACCGACAGGATCTGAACTAGAAGCTACTCCATCATATATACCATAACTGATTTCAACAAGTTGAGCACATGCTTCATGAGGAATTCCTTGCTTAATAAATAGTTCAACAGACTGAATACTTCTTTTAAGTGTTGAAGTATATAATTTTGTAAATGGAATATCTTTATAGGTTTCATAAAAGCATTTTGACTGCCAAAGCCCTTTGTCATTTAGCGGAAGGTCTACTCCTGAACCTTGCAAAATGTGACAAGCATTATTATCAGTCTCTCCATGCCTTACTATATATATAGTTTTCTCCTTCATGTTGTTACTTTCCCGTAAGTGAATTTGGAGCATCAACCGGCTTGGACTCCGGAGAGCCCTTTTGACGCAGGAATATTGAGAGTATTACAATTGAAAATACAGATATAAATTCACTCTGCCAGTTTTGAAAGGATTCAAACCATAATTGATTATTTGCAAGATATTCCACAAAGGTTTCCACAGGTCTGCCTAACAATTCCTGTTCTTTGTTATATTCGTTATGACTTCCTACTGCGTGCAGAAAAAAAGAAATAAGAAACAAAAAAAGAAATGCAAGTGTCAATGAGTTCTTATACCATTTAAGCCATATTCCTCCCTTTTTAACAGGCCATGGAGCTTCTGAATGAGCAACAGGCATTCGATCTACCTCTTCTTCTTTTGTCAAAGATTTAGATTCTGCTGATCCTTTTTGCTTTAGAAAAACAGTAAGCCATACATATGTTCCCATTTGTAGAAATTCACTTTCCCAATTCTCAAAAGTAGTTTGAATGAAATGACCTGATAAGAGATAAGAACTCAACCCCATTTCTTCCCCACCTAAATCAGCCAGTTCTTCATTATATTCCTTCCAGCCTGTAAGTATCTGACCTGTAATAAAAATTAGAAAAAACAGAAAGAGACAAATGGATAGACCGTTTCTTTTGATAAATGAGGCGTTTTCGTTTTTCATATCTTGGCAAATAAAAATTTAACAAAATTTAAACCTCATTTGTTTTGCTTAAGGAAGAGACACATAAGCCCTTTTCTTTTATAACCTCGTATATGCCCCATAAAATCAGGTGGAAATTTCTGATCCTTTTCATTTTCTCGTATTCAATTAAGGCGACAGCTCAGAAAAACCTAATTGATGTACCCACTTCAGAAATTGTGGAATATAAAAAAACATTCCTTCAAACACAGAGCAGCATCACTAACAGGAATATCTCAACTTCTATAATTGCAACTCTTGGATTAAAGAATAATTGGGAAACGGGATTAATGTTCAATCAACTGACGGTACACACAAGGTCCAATAGCAGAAAACTTAATATTGATAAAGAAGAGCCATCTCAAAATCCTGATGTCTTTTTGCATATACAAAAAATTTTCCGAATAAATGATTGGTATAAAGTGGTATTGGAAGTCGATCAGGAATAAGTATTAATAGTCTTTCTAAGCCATCATTTGTAAATTTTTCATTTTTAAATAACAGGTTTACAATTCCTGATACAAAAAATTTTGTGGTAATTGGGGCTTATTATGGCAATCAGGAATATATAGGACATAACAACAATATCGGAATGCTTCTGGGTTTGCAAAAAGTTCTTATTAAAGACAAATTGACTTTTATTGCAGATTATATTACAGGTCAAAACGCTGTAAGTGTAATTAATTCAGGATTACAAGTTAGTCTGAACGAAAATTGGAAAATAGCTTTAGCAGCAGAATTTCCTGCTCCTCATAGTGATAATCATCATGGCATGATCATCCAGTTTTCCAGACATTAATCTCATATACATTCATATAAACATTAAGGAAAAACAATTTAAAACCAGGATCTGTTTTTTCTAGTAATAATCGTAGATACAATTATGACAAAAAAACTTAAAAACCTGGAAGATCTTTTTGAATATGAACTTAAAGATCTATATAGTGCGGAAAGACAATTGATTCAGGCTTTACCAAAAATGGCCAAAGAAGCCAAGAACCCAACTTTAAAAGAAGCCTTTGAATCTCATCTTGAGGAAACTAAAGGACAAAAAGAAAGACTTGACAGGGTTTTCGCACTTCTAAATATAAAACATGGCAATACTAAATGCCTTGCAATGGAAGGTCTCATTGAAGAAGGAAAAGACTTGATTGACGAAGATGCCACTCCTGAAGTGAAAGACGCAGGCCTTATTGCTGCTGCTCAGAAAATAGAACATTACGAAATTTCCGGATATGGAACTGTAGTCCATTATGCTGAAAAACTTGGGCATAAAGAAATACATCAATTGCTTTCTGAAACATTGAATGAAGAAAAGAAAGCTGACACAAAGCTTAATGATTTAGCGAAGAAATCAGTCAATCAAAAAGCAATTGTATAATATACAATAATGCTAACATCCTAAAAAATGACCTTGAAATAAAACTCAAGGTCATTTTTTTGCCTTAACGTCAGATTAAAACAAGGCCAATTATGTTCCATATTAAAGTGGTACTATATAAACTTCGATTGTTATGTCAAATACAAATAGAAAACTGGGATTGGCAATGGTTGGACTGGGAAAATATAGTACCGGTCAGTTAATGCCTGCAATAGTTCAAAGCGAATCATTCAGATTGAGAGGTATTGTTACAGGCTCTGAAGAAAAAGCTCAGGAGTACTCCACCAAATATGACATACCAGAAAAAAACATATATAATTACGAAAATTTCGATTCAATAAAGGACAACCCAGATATTGATATTGTGTACATAGCATTGCCAAATTCAATGCATGAAGAATATGTGATAAGGGCAGCTTTAGCGGGCAAACATGTGATAACAGAAAAGCCTATGGCCACATCTGTAAAGCAATGTGAAAGAATGATCAATACATGTAAAAATGCTAATGTTCAATTATTTGTCGGATACAGGCTTCATTTTGAGCCTCACCACCTGGAAGCTATGAAGGTAGGACAAACCGAAGCAAAGGGCAAACTAAAGAAAATAATAGGAAGCTTTGGATTTAAGATAGAAGACAATGGTCAATGGAGGCTTCAAAAGGACCTTGCCGGAGGAGGCTCTCTGTTAGATGTAGGAATATATGTAATACAAGCTGCAAGGTATGTAGTTGGAAAAAATCCTATTGCAATCAAAAATGTAAAAATTGAGAATACCATTTTTGACCGACCAAGTGAAGTAGATGGTGATGTCACTTGGGAAATGGAGTTTCCTGATAATGTTATTGCTTTTTGCAGTTCAAGCTATACAAAAGAATCTGACAAATTATTTATAGAAGCAGAGAAAGGTTGGATTGAAATAAGTCCAGCTTATTACTATTATGGTTTGAAAGGCGCAACAGAACAAGGCACTCTCAAGATGGAAAGGATCAATCAGCAGAAAGCCCAGATGGAAGGAATTGCTGATACAATTATTAACGGCATTCATAACAGAGCTTCAGGGATAGAAGGGCTCATCGATGTTCAGATAATTGAAGCCATTTACAAATCAGCTAAAACAGGAGAAAAAGTAACACTGGAATATAATATTAAGGAATATATCCATGCCCGTTAGCTGTCTGTATAAATGCCAGATAAAAAAGGAAACACTTAGTCTCCTTTTTTATCTTATATTATGTCATATTAGATATCCCTTCTTGTTAAAGAAGTCTAATCAACTTTTTTATATACCTGACTTCTTTATGTTATTAATTGCATCAGAATCAGCGATACTCTTCATAAAGATATCAGCCAAATCTTTGTTCCAAAATAGACCGAGAATTGTCTGATCTTCACATTGAAGATATACACCATAGCTATCAATTTCTTCGCCTTCCACATCGGAACTTATGTCATCTACAGCTTTGTCAACAAAGAGTTCTCCTTTTTTACGTTCTACTCGATATTCAGAAACTTCACCAGTTCCTTTTTGAACTTCCTTTTTTTGATTCCATAGCTTAGTTATTTCATAATACTCATACTCAGCAATATAACAAACTTGATTTTGGAAAGAGTTCTTCTATATAAATCAACAGTTTATATTTTAAGATATTCCGGTGCATTAATTCTTCTATCAGGAATTGTAGTTTCAAGTTCCTGATGATAAACACCACTGGGAAAAACTCCGCAACCTCCATGCTTCTTCATCACCCTTAACTGAGCAAGTACATCTTCTCCACAATGATGAACAGGTAAATCTTTCCAGAAAGAAAACCCTCCTACGTCCCTCAATTTTCTTGTATCATACATTACACAACCTCCTACCCAGGCTATTTTATATGGTTTGGGAGATTCGGAATGAAACTTTTCATGTCTTTGAACATGCAATATATTTGCGGCATTATGCAATTGATATCTTAGCCATTCCTTTGTTCCTGGCTCAATAGTTTCGGGACTAACCTTTTCCTCCCATAATTCCATTGCTTGTTCATATGGTCTCTCATCATTCAGATATGAGAGTCCTATCACTGCATTTCCGGTAAAACCACATTGTTCTTTAATCAACACATCTTTTAAATTCTTTATGACATATGACTCTAATATAAGGTCATCGTCCAGATAGAGACAATATTCATTATTGGCATGATCAAGCAAAAATTGTCTTTGATGTGCAAGACCTCTCGTAGGTAAATTTTTAAGGATGGTTACAGAAGTTCCACGAGAACGATGTAAATTTATTACTGCCTGAAGTGATGTACTTTCCTCATTACAATTATCCTTAGATTGGTCTGAAATAATAATTTCGTATTCTTGTTCTGTTTGAAAAAAAAGGCTGGTCAAAAGTACTGCAAGTGCATCAGGTCTATGATATGTAGGGATCAGGATAGTAATCAGGTTCATGTATTTTAAAATTGTACCACTGCTCTAACCATGAGTACTATCAAAGGTTTTTTAGTATAAGAAATTGAAGAAATAATGTCTTATCTGAATGAAATCTACCAGCCCCCCGCTCGATCCAAAGGTCTCATAGTACCGTTAATACCATCTCTCGCCGGAATAACTGAAAAGTTCTCTTAATATTCCATTCTGAAAGTCCTTTGATAAGGTAACCGGTTACATTTTGCTGAGGATGTAGTTAAGGAAATTTGTTAACCTAATGATCAAGAGGATTGTTTACAGAAACTTTTTCCGGATAAGAGCCTGTTTTAATTTAGGATGGAAGTTTAAAATGATAATAGTATGATAGATCCTGATAAAAAAGTAGAAAAAGATAAGGCTAAGAATGCGAACCTTTATCAAAGCTCTCAGCATCCCCAGCACTTTGAAAATGAGGGAGGAGAATATATTGAAGCTGACCCTAATGAAAGGAAAAAAGATGAACCTACTAAAGGCGACGACAAAAAGTAAAGCCTATTTTAATAAAAAGAAAAGTGTATTAAAAAGAAGGCTAAGAGTAATTGTCTGAACATTATGGATACAGGTTTTATTAAAAAAGTATATTCTTATTTCAAGGATGAGGTGCCCAAAGTTGTAGTAATCACAGGAGCATCTGCAGGTCTGGGAAGAAGTATTGTGAGAGAATATGCAAAATTAGGTTGTTCCATAGCACTTCTGGCCAGAGGAGAAGACGGACTATTAGGAGCAAAGGAAGAAGTCGAGAACCTGGGGGGACAAGCTTTGATAAAACAAGTAGATGTTGCTGATGCTGCTAAAGTCGAAGAAGTCGCTGAGGAAATTGAGAATCAGCTAGGCCCTATAGATGTTTGGATAAATAATGCTATGGTCAGTGTTTTTTCACCAATAAGCGAAATGTTGCCTGAAGAATACAAGCGTGTTACAGAGGTAACATATCTTGGTCAGGTATATGGGACATTGGCTGCATTAAAACGCATGCGCAAAAGGAATAAAGGTTCAATTATTTTTGTAGGTTCCGCACTAGCTTACAGAGGTATACCACTACAATCCGCATACTGTGCTGCAAAGCACGCCATTGAAGGATTTTATGATGCTCTTAGGGCCGAATTGATCCATGATAAGAGCAAAATTAAGACATGCATGGTACAATTGCCTGCCATGAATACCACACAATTCGAACTGGTAAAAAGCCGTCTTCCCCATAAAGCCAAGCCAATGGGAAAGATATACCAGCCTGAGGTAGCTGCGAGAGCCATTGTATATGCTGCGAAGCATAACAGAAGAGAAATATATGTTGGCTATCCTACTGTTTATTCGATATTGGGAAACAAGATTGCCCCTTGGCTTGGAGATTATGTTCTTGCTAAAGAAGGTTATACAGGACAACAAACAGATATCAAAGAAAACCCTGAAAGATTAAATAATTTATATACTCCTGTCCCAGGCGATCATGGATCACACGGTTCTTTTGACAATGAGGCTGCATCTAAAAGCACAGAAGTCTGGCTTAGCATGAATAAAAGTAAAGTTTTTATAGGATTAGGAGTTATTACTACCATTGCCTGGATACTAAAATTGAAAATGAGCCGCACTCCTAAGTTAAAACAGCCTGTCCTGAACAATTTTGCAGTGTAGAAGTTTGTATGATGCACTTCAAGATTTTTTTATATGAATAACGACCATATTCTGGCAGAACCTCTTGTCTTAAATAACAGGACACAAAATGATGTCAAAGAAGATATTTTAGCTCCACTTACTAATAAAGCTCTAATCAACTGGCAGATAGCGTTCGCAATATCTGTTTTGATGATCCTGACCGGAGGTTATTGTCTTGCTATGACATGGTGGGATGGCGTGGGGATGTGGGGAGAAGACAAGACCATTAATTGGGCCTGGGATATTACAAATTTTGTCTGGTGGATAGGAATCGGTCATGCCGGCACTTTAATATCTGCCATACTCCTATTGTTTCGGGCTAAATGGAGAAACTCCATCAACAGAGCTGCTGAAGCAATGACCATCTGTGCTGTACTGTGCTCAGCTCTATTTATTGCCGCTCACCTCGGAAGACCATGGCTTTTGTACTATATAATACCTTATCCGAACAGACAGGAAATCTGGGTAAACTTTAATTCTCCACTTGTCTGGGAT is from Sporocytophaga myxococcoides DSM 11118 and encodes:
- a CDS encoding glycosyltransferase yields the protein MKRKVAFISEHASPLALIGGVDSGGQNVYVSRLASKLVQYGYEVDIFTRWDNADTGQVILMEPGVRIVHIKAGPKVILPKENIFVYMDEFASGMIHFIDSNKINYELIHAHFWMSGYVASLIKNILSIPFVITFHALGRIRRLYQGKDDGFPDERFSIEEQVAKDADIIIAECPQDMEDLVIHYMADTDKVRIVPCGFDKAEFFPIDKYQSKLKLGFNPSEFLILQLGRLVKRKGIDNVVLGLKELLKLKDDPVRLVIVGGESDDPDPSKTPEISRLMDLARNENVLSNVFFTGRKKREVLKHYYNAADVFVTTPWYEPFGITPLESMACGTPVIGSNVGGIKYSVEHGETGFLVPPNDPELLGKRLYDLSSDKGLMKRFCFNSVKRVNTLFTWDRVGKMVSEIYEEILGAQFSRFGKIQNSISEFWGNIGKSKTLKEKKLNQI
- a CDS encoding glycosyltransferase family 9 protein; the encoded protein is MRDLRGLNPKRIAIFRALQLGDMLCAIPAVRALKKYLPDSEITLIGLPWAKAFVDRYPMYFSGFINFPGFPGLPEQEYKPVEFIKFADKVLTSEFDLIIQMQGNGSIVNPMVEMFGAKRTAGYFKSGDYCPNNELYMEYPEGLSEIDRHLSLMKFLGIKANGKMLEFPLKEDENILFNNLVEKYKLNPGDYVVLHPGSRDTTRRWKPENFANIGDMISKKGYKVVLTGTKEEKKIAMEVKGLMKYRPIDLVEKTCLGVLTSLIRNAKLLFSNDTGVSHLASATRTKSLVIFLNSDPKRWAPLNKKIHQIILPHQAKNFRYVLKRTEDILMS
- a CDS encoding ferritin-like domain-containing protein; amino-acid sequence: MTKKLKNLEDLFEYELKDLYSAERQLIQALPKMAKEAKNPTLKEAFESHLEETKGQKERLDRVFALLNIKHGNTKCLAMEGLIEEGKDLIDEDATPEVKDAGLIAAAQKIEHYEISGYGTVVHYAEKLGHKEIHQLLSETLNEEKKADTKLNDLAKKSVNQKAIV
- a CDS encoding YbhB/YbcL family Raf kinase inhibitor-like protein, with translation MKLLSSEFKNGVSIPKKYTCEGPNISPPLQFIDIPSNASTLVLTVEDADTEGNIPWVHWLVFNIPATSNGFEEGMVSPGSIEGLCNGNTFGYEGPCPPENIHRYVFKLYALDIVLAIAPESNKETVLKLAKRHIIEEAELVGLYQKEKLIKEKVK
- a CDS encoding histidine phosphatase family protein; translated protein: MKEKTIYIVRHGETDNNACHILQGSGVDLPLNDKGLWQSKCFYETYKDIPFTKLYTSTLKRSIQSVELFIKQGIPHEACAQLVEISYGIYDGVASSSDPVGTYNKLTREWKEGKIDIKMPEGESPIEVSARIKPFVERLMSNLSDDYILICIHGRIMRILLATLFELDLVNMNLFDHSNMGLYVVKYRSPFFCIEKFNDLTHLQA
- a CDS encoding Gfo/Idh/MocA family protein translates to MSNTNRKLGLAMVGLGKYSTGQLMPAIVQSESFRLRGIVTGSEEKAQEYSTKYDIPEKNIYNYENFDSIKDNPDIDIVYIALPNSMHEEYVIRAALAGKHVITEKPMATSVKQCERMINTCKNANVQLFVGYRLHFEPHHLEAMKVGQTEAKGKLKKIIGSFGFKIEDNGQWRLQKDLAGGGSLLDVGIYVIQAARYVVGKNPIAIKNVKIENTIFDRPSEVDGDVTWEMEFPDNVIAFCSSSYTKESDKLFIEAEKGWIEISPAYYYYGLKGATEQGTLKMERINQQKAQMEGIADTIINGIHNRASGIEGLIDVQIIEAIYKSAKTGEKVTLEYNIKEYIHAR
- a CDS encoding glycosyltransferase, encoding MTINKGKPLKIFTWHIHGSYLYYLTQSNAEFYLPVKPGGEEGYGGKTDSFPWGSNVHNVPVEKVKEMDFDIILFQSKKSYLQDQHEILSPEQRALPKIYLEHDPPRDVPTDTKHIVDDPQMLLVHVTHYNNLMWDNNRTPSKVIEHGVLVPPHVSYSGELDKGIVVINGIVKRGRRLGLDIFHKVRNEVPIDIIGMGSHEVGGLGEIKNTEVASFISQYRFFFNPIRYTSLGLSVCEAMMVGIPIIGLASTEMPVTIVNDISGYIHTDVDFLIAKMKSLLNDPQKAKLLGDGAKSIALSKFSIERFKLDWLDTFNAVLKNREEIEV
- a CDS encoding DUF6766 family protein, which produces MKNENASFIKRNGLSICLFLFFLIFITGQILTGWKEYNEELADLGGEEMGLSSYLLSGHFIQTTFENWESEFLQMGTYVWLTVFLKQKGSAESKSLTKEEEVDRMPVAHSEAPWPVKKGGIWLKWYKNSLTLAFLFLFLISFFLHAVGSHNEYNKEQELLGRPVETFVEYLANNQLWFESFQNWQSEFISVFSIVILSIFLRQKGSPESKPVDAPNSLTGK
- a CDS encoding SDR family oxidoreductase, whose protein sequence is MDTGFIKKVYSYFKDEVPKVVVITGASAGLGRSIVREYAKLGCSIALLARGEDGLLGAKEEVENLGGQALIKQVDVADAAKVEEVAEEIENQLGPIDVWINNAMVSVFSPISEMLPEEYKRVTEVTYLGQVYGTLAALKRMRKRNKGSIIFVGSALAYRGIPLQSAYCAAKHAIEGFYDALRAELIHDKSKIKTCMVQLPAMNTTQFELVKSRLPHKAKPMGKIYQPEVAARAIVYAAKHNRREIYVGYPTVYSILGNKIAPWLGDYVLAKEGYTGQQTDIKENPERLNNLYTPVPGDHGSHGSFDNEAASKSTEVWLSMNKSKVFIGLGVITTIAWILKLKMSRTPKLKQPVLNNFAV
- a CDS encoding glycosyltransferase family 9 protein — translated: MKYGFPSGSIDKKEVKKIGILRANALGDFIVTLPAIQSLSHFFPNAEIILLGKEWHKFFLEEKNEGGLKRTCINRVIVIPVMNGLREEPGMTENSIEVESFFTSIKKENFDLVISFQGKGNAAIPFLKRLNSKYTIGLSCEDSDQPDCSLSFHYYQSELIRYLEVASLAGAPLYLSPPKINLFQRDYSEAKDFLNANNIKNRFIAIHTCGKDIRRMWTKEKFSDLSKLLVNSGFIVILTGSEEDKKYNDEIVNMSGIDIYNSSGKFSIGGLAALYNISSLVISIDTGALHVAIAAQAKTVGLYWAPNLINWAPLTREKHRPVIGWDIKCSVCGIAPVDPYPFEPHTEKCQHQQSFIESISVEEVYKAAMTLTR
- a CDS encoding glycosyltransferase family 2 protein, whose amino-acid sequence is MNLITILIPTYHRPDALAVLLTSLFFQTEQEYEIIISDQSKDNCNEESTSLQAVINLHRSRGTSVTILKNLPTRGLAHQRQFLLDHANNEYCLYLDDDLILESYVIKNLKDVLIKEQCGFTGNAVIGLSYLNDERPYEQAMELWEEKVSPETIEPGTKEWLRYQLHNAANILHVQRHEKFHSESPKPYKIAWVGGCVMYDTRKLRDVGGFSFWKDLPVHHCGEDVLAQLRVMKKHGGCGVFPSGVYHQELETTIPDRRINAPEYLKI